The Halomonas qaidamensis genome includes the window CCAGTCTCCTGTGTGCAGTACGCGATAGTCACCTGCCTGCATTAGAATTGAGCAGCTTTCAGGAATTGAGTGGGTGACCGAAAGGTAACGCAGCGTAAAAGGGCCAAGTTCCATGGCATCGCCCGGCTCCACAACCTGAATGGCAGCGCTGCTAAGCTGGTGCTCTGCGAACTTGTGACGCAGCAACCCCGCTGCTAGCGGTGTTGCAAAAATAGGGCAGTTCCACTTAGGCCAAAGCCATGCCACAGCGCCAATATGATCTTCATGGCCGTGAGTAATGTAGAGAGCCTTAGGGGTAATGCTTAACGCTGCTAGTGTCTCTGTATTGGGCACCTGCAATGGGGAGTTAGGTAGATCTTGACGAATCATCATGCCGCAGTCGACGGCGATCCACGTATCGTCGTATCCATACAGCGTAAGATTCATTCCAATTTCACCACACCCACCTAGCGGCAGTAAGTGCAGCGGTGGGCGACGGCGGGGACGAAGTTGAACGCGTGGTGGATGCATCAGTAATGAAAAGCCTAAAAAGTAAGACCTTAACTATACGGGAAGGCAGGGGCGGGTAACAATCATCACGGCACTCAGCTGCGGTGCTTCCTTGCTATGCATAAGGTACACTATTTCACTTATATACAGTTTTCCTACTGATGGTAGGGGCTTGTCGAACGTGCCGTTAAAATATGTCAAGAGTGTTTATTTATGTCTCATTATTACCGTTTGGTGGTCTCTTGCCCTGATCAAGTGGGCATTGTGGCGCGTGTCTCAAGCTTTATTGCTCAGCAAGGTGGTTCTATTACTGAGGCAAGCCAGCACTCTGATCTTGAGACTGGTCGCTTTTTTATGCGTTATGAAATTCTGGCAGATTCGCTAGGTATGTCAGCAGAGGCGCTGCGTAGTGCGTTTGAGCCAGTGGCAGAGGCCTTTCACATGCAGTGGTCGCTGGTTGATACTCAAAAACGCAGGCGTGTGGTGTTAATGGTGTCGCGTGAGTCTCACTGCCTAGTTGATTTACTGTACCGTTGGCAGGCTGGTGAACTTGACTGTGATATCGTTGGGGTAATTTCAAACCACGAGGATATGCGATCTCTTACTGAATGGTATGGCATTCCATACCATCATGTGCCCGTTGATCCTGATAACAAGCAGGCTGCTTTCGAGCAAGTTCAAGCGCAGATTGATAGTGCCCGGGCTGACTGTGTGGTGCTGGCGCGTTATATGCAGATTTTGCCGCCTTCTCTCTGCTCACGATACGCAGGTCGAGTGATTAATATTCACCACAGTTTTTTACCCTCTTTTGCCGGTGCTAAGCCCTATCATCAAGCTTATCAGCGAGGAGTTAAGCTGATTGGGGCCACCTGTCACTATGTTACCGAAGAGTTGGATGCTGGGCCGATTATTGAGCAGGATATTCATCGGGTAAGTCACTGTCATACGCCAACAGATCTCGTGCGTTTTGGGCGCGATGTTGAAAAAGCCGTGTTGGCTCGCGGTTTGCGGTGGCACTTAGAAGATCGAGTGCTCATCCATGGTAATAAAACGGTGGTTTTTAGTTAATTACGAATAGGGACTGCCATGTCGTTTGCGCAGAGTGTTTTAGCCCCCTGGGCGTTGATATTGACTTGGTTGCTATCGCTTAGCATGCTTGTATGGATGCTGTGGCTTCGACCATGGCAGGCTCTGTTTGACGATGTGGCACTTCAGCACCGCTGGCTAGCAGCAACGGTAACGGTGGTGTTGATGTGGCAGCTGCGTGCTCAAGCGGTCGACTGGCTAACGTTACACTTAGTATTTACCGTCTTAATGACGCTGGTCTTCAAAATGCCGCTTGCGCTAATTAGCAATATACTGATTAACGTTGCGATGTGCGCTATTGGCCGCAACGAGTGG containing:
- the purU gene encoding formyltetrahydrofolate deformylase: MSHYYRLVVSCPDQVGIVARVSSFIAQQGGSITEASQHSDLETGRFFMRYEILADSLGMSAEALRSAFEPVAEAFHMQWSLVDTQKRRRVVLMVSRESHCLVDLLYRWQAGELDCDIVGVISNHEDMRSLTEWYGIPYHHVPVDPDNKQAAFEQVQAQIDSARADCVVLARYMQILPPSLCSRYAGRVINIHHSFLPSFAGAKPYHQAYQRGVKLIGATCHYVTEELDAGPIIEQDIHRVSHCHTPTDLVRFGRDVEKAVLARGLRWHLEDRVLIHGNKTVVFS